The Cucumis melo cultivar AY unplaced genomic scaffold, USDA_Cmelo_AY_1.0 utg000634l, whole genome shotgun sequence genome includes the window AACTCAACCTACTCGCCTGTGCTGTGCTCTAATACCTGTTCCCAGCAGGAGGGCAGCCACACGCAAGCTCAAAGGCACAACTATACAAAGGAGAGagggaggttcaaagaatattgaggaGATTGAATACAATGGCCCCTCTttctgaaaagaaagaaagggaataCCCCCGGAAGTAATGTTTTAATTAACATTTCAGTCAACtccttctcaatattctttgagcctcgaAATCCTAAAATGCAGATTGAAAAAGGAGATCGGGGGGGAAAGAGAGGATCAGGGCACAAGGCTGATCATCGGGCATCATACGCAGCACGCGTAGCGTGGCTGGGCAGGTTGAGAAAGTGGTCCACATTCCCCTTTAGGAAAGATATTGGCAAggaataataagaagaaaaggGATCGGCCTAATTGGGACCCACGCATCTGCGACAACCCAACAACACATCTGCGACGCGCAAATGAGGGGGTGAACCTTACCATTGGTTCTGGCAAAGTTCTACTAAAATACCGTGAAACCGCGCAACCGCGCACATCAAGAACTATTCATATACTTCTAAAGATCAATTTCAAGAACTTATTGGCCGAGAAGACGATTCTCCGATTGTAATCTTTGTAAGAGTCTTACCTACGGCAACGAACCTACGGCAACGAACCTACGGCAATGAATGTCCTCCGGACGGACCGTCCTTGCGCTCCTGTTAAGGAGCaaagcctttgttcattgactccttcttagtcgagctgcttcgcacctttcagtcgagctatttcataacctccgccTACGGCAGAAGCACGAATCTTGCATTGAGCCGACTGCCTTGCGCTCCGAtgtcatatttcattgatcctcgTGTCGATTTTGAGTTCGGTTATAGAGTGAGTTCGGGAAGAAGAGCTTGAGAAACCTCTATTTAGCCTAAGACCCACTTTATACGAGCCTCTCGTTCATGATCGAATAAGATAGTTGTCGTCCTTTTTCATTTCCCACGTTCTGTTCTAGTGGACCTGCTTGAAATAGATTGAAGGTTGTTGTACGTTCTTTGCTTACACCAGAAGAAGAGGAaatctctctcttctttcttcttttttagaaCCTTGAAGACATAAGCAAATCCACTAGTTCGTTAAGAATTTAGTGGATCTCCTTAGATAGAAATTGTCGAGCCCAACCAAAAAAGGTGGATCTCCTTAGATAGAAATTGTCGAGCCCAACCAAAAAAGGTGGATCTCCTTAGATAGAAATTGTCGAGCCCAACCAAAAAAGATGGTTCTCGGTATAGCCACAGTCCCGTTCCCAGAACGAGAATATTCCCTATTATCAGCCTACTCAAATCTGAACTAGTAGATTCTCTTTCGCTTATCGGCCGGCCGGCTTTCATTCTTGCAACCTTCGCATTTCCTGCTGAGATCCCAAGTCTCCAAGTGGGCCCTCTTGGCCACCCGCGACCTTGGCTTTTTAGAGAATCCCGCTCCTGTGTCGTGGGACTTGTAGCTCGGCAGTCCACCGGGTGGGGGGTTTTTGTTTATCCTTCCTGTTTCGAGTGTCTTCTTGGATAGTTATAGCGGCCCATAGGCGCAAGATGTACCTTGTGTGTGTGTGGGGGGGGCGGCGGTCCCCTGGACATAGTCCTTTCAGGCAGTGGCCGTTTAGTCCATGGTCCATTAGATGGTCGGTGCAAGGCCAGAAATTTGAACACATTGATTCCGCTCGTTCCCGTCCTTCGCTTCAGGGCCTGTCCCTCGGTGTGTGGTCAGTACTCCATACTGTCGGGCAGCGAAGCTTACACTTGTTCACTAATTATGAGGGTTCGCCAGGGCCTCTTTCCTCCTCCCTTTTCTGCTCACTCGTAGGGTCCGGACCCCCACAAAGGGGGAGGGAGTCGACTGAACATCTCAGCCATTGGCGGGAATTTCGCCCGCATCCGATCCCCAATTCTTGTTCACCCCCGATTGATTCTCGTCTTGGGTTCATTGTGACCTCGTACGATCGTGTCGGGTGAGCAAGAGCCGCTTCGTCACAGTACTGACTTATGGGCTAACGGGTCACACTTTGGCCAAGTATCCTACAAAGAGACTCCCGAGAGCCAGAAGTATTGAAGGAATGGCCATAGGAATGGGCGCATCATGAGATCTGACGATGTCTCGCCCGAATGAATTAGTTGGTACTAGAAATGTTAGAAAAAGTGAACGAAAAGAGTAATAAGAAGTGAAAAGGACAGAGAGACTTCCCAACCAGAAAGCAAAGTTCCCACTGATGGTATACTTAGTGTAAGCGAGCTCTAAGATTACATCTTTGGAATAAAATCCAGTTAGAAAAGGAAATCCAATTAGAGATAAGCTGCCCATGAGCATCATGGCATAGGTCAAAGGGAAGGAGGAGGCAAGACCCCCCATCTTCCGCATATCTTGCTCATCCGACATGGCATGAATCACCGAACCTGCACTCAGGAATAGTAATGCTTTGAAAAAGGCGTGATTCATTAAGTGAAAGACGCTAACCGAATAGTTAGAGATGCCGCAAGCAAAGATCATATAGCCTAATTGACTGCAAGTTGAATAAGCTATGACCCTCTTTAGATCGTTCTGTAATATTCCCGTGGTTGCCGCAAGGAATGAGGTCGTAGCTCCTGCAGAAGTAATAACAATCAAAGCCGTAGGTGGGTATTCAAATAAAGGGGAGCACCTTGCTATCATGAAAACGCCAGCTGTGACCATAGTAGCTGCATGAATCGTACTGGAGTGgggaccctccatagcatcgGGTGACCAAGTATGCGATCCTATCTGTGCGGATTTACCAACAGCACCAATAAGAAGTAAAATACAAATCAGAGTTATGGCATTTCAATCTCATATTGCAAGAAATCCAAGAATTTCTGGGGGCACTAGCACGAGCAAAAATGGTGGAAAAGTCTACTGTTTGAAAGAGAGTAAAACGACCCGAAATCCCAGGAGCTAATCCAAAATCACCTACTCGATTGACAGGCATAGCTTTGATAGCTGCTTTATCTGCCTGAAGTCGTGTAAACCAGAAATGAATTAACAAATATGAAGCAAGACCTACTCCCTCCCATCCCAGGAATAATTGAAGAGAGTTATCTCCAGTCACCAACATTGgcataaaaaaagtaaaaatggaTAAAATAAGACATAAATCGAGGGCTATGCGGATCCCTCTTCCATATATGAAATGGAATAAAGATGGACCAAGCTACTTATGGATGTAACCACAATTAACATCACTACGGTCGGGCTATCGAACACGGAGTCAGAAGTGAATTACGAGTCGGACCCTTTTGCGAATCGAGCGAGCTCCCCTTGCATGCAATGATGTGGTGGTGAACCTCTCATTCTCATTCAGTGCTCTCCGAACCGTGCGGGAAGGTTTCCCATCACACGGCTCACCAACTTGATCTTCCGCGGGAACCCTATGTCCGAAGAGGCCTGGAAAAAGAGGTACTCTCTCCCTTTCCTTTGCCACTCAAGTCTACGGCATCCGCCGTGCTTAGGCCCCTTCTTCCCTTCCCTAATTCAAGAGTCCACCGCCTGCCTTAGTAGTCTCAACATCATCAGAGATAGGTGCAGGCCTGCCTCTTTTTTGAGTAGTCACTACCGAAGCGAAGAAAAGGCTGgatcaagaaaagaaaaggggggTACTACGAGCCCTCTGCCCCACGCATCTAACCTGCTCGCGTGGTTCACCGGTTCCACCGACTAGACTAAAAGAGAAGTCGATACAGA containing:
- the LOC127146372 gene encoding LOW QUALITY PROTEIN: NADH-ubiquinone oxidoreductase chain 5-like (The sequence of the model RefSeq protein was modified relative to this genomic sequence to represent the inferred CDS: deleted 1 base in 1 codon), yielding MPMLVTGDNSLQLFLGWEGVGLASYLLIHFWFTRLQADKAAIKAMPVNRVGDFGLAPGISGRFTLFQTVDFSTIFARASAPRNSWISCNMRLNAITLICILLLIGAVGKSAQIGSHTWSPDAMEGPHSSTIHAATMVTAGVFMIARCSPLFEYPPTALIVITSAGATTSFLAATTGILQNDLKRVIAYSTCSQLGYMIFACGISNYSVSVFHLMNHAFFKALLFLSAGSVIHAMSDEQDMRKMGGLASSFPLTYAMMLMGSLSLIGFPFLTGFYSKDVILELAYTKYTISGNFAFWLGSLSVLFTSYYSFRSLFLTFLVPTNSFGRDIVRSHDAPIPMAIPSILLALGSLFVGYLAKV